A window of Streptomyces sp. DG1A-41 contains these coding sequences:
- a CDS encoding MarR family transcriptional regulator, giving the protein MRALHADTGYLLYRLGLRSGQLFNACLQESGLRLRHYAVLRFLATSDGALQRELSTRLGYDPSAIVGLVDDLEKQGFAERRPSPDDRRSRIVALTESGRAFLRDTDEAGQRVTNELLGPLDPAEREALHTLLLRIAEDGLN; this is encoded by the coding sequence ATGCGCGCTCTGCACGCCGACACGGGCTACCTCCTGTACCGCCTGGGCCTGCGCTCGGGACAGCTCTTCAACGCCTGCCTCCAGGAGTCGGGCCTGCGCCTGCGCCATTACGCGGTCCTGCGCTTCCTCGCCACCTCCGACGGCGCCCTCCAGCGCGAGCTGAGCACCCGGCTCGGCTACGACCCGAGCGCGATCGTCGGCCTGGTCGACGACCTGGAGAAACAGGGCTTCGCCGAGCGCCGCCCCTCCCCCGACGACCGCCGCAGCCGGATCGTCGCGCTGACCGAGAGCGGCCGCGCGTTCCTGCGCGACACCGACGAGGCCGGCCAGCGGGTGACGAACGAACTCCTGGGCCCGCTGGACCCCGCCGAGCGGGAGGCACTGCACACGCTGCTGCTGCGGATCGCCGAGGACGGCCTGAACTGA
- a CDS encoding SDR family oxidoreductase, translating to MPSIDLTGKAAVVTGSGRGLGLAYAHALAAHGASVVVNDVDEAVAEAAVKSITEAGGKAVAEVVPVGTAEAADRLVARAVEEFGRLDVLVTNAGILRDKVLWKMTDDDFDAVITTHLKGTFTCARAAAVRMREQGEGGSLILVGSPAGQRGNFGQTNYAAAKAGIAAMARTWSMELGRANITVNAIVPVAATAMTETIPAFAPYIEAMRSGEPLPDFLRKGEGFGTPEDCAALVPFLACEAARGVTGQCIGIGGDKVALWSHPQEIRAAYADGGWTPGALADAWHTSVGAELQSVGIPAPKFPEA from the coding sequence GTGCCCAGCATCGATCTGACCGGCAAGGCCGCCGTCGTCACCGGAAGCGGCCGTGGCCTCGGCCTCGCCTATGCCCACGCCCTGGCCGCCCACGGCGCGTCCGTGGTCGTCAACGACGTCGACGAGGCGGTGGCCGAGGCGGCCGTGAAGTCCATCACCGAGGCGGGCGGCAAGGCCGTGGCGGAGGTGGTCCCGGTCGGTACGGCCGAGGCGGCGGACCGGCTGGTCGCCCGCGCGGTCGAGGAGTTCGGTCGGCTGGACGTCCTCGTCACCAACGCGGGCATCCTCCGCGACAAGGTGCTGTGGAAGATGACCGACGACGACTTCGACGCGGTGATCACCACCCACCTCAAGGGCACCTTCACCTGCGCCCGCGCCGCCGCCGTCCGGATGCGCGAGCAGGGCGAGGGCGGCTCGCTCATCCTGGTCGGCTCCCCGGCCGGACAGCGCGGCAACTTCGGCCAGACGAACTACGCCGCCGCCAAGGCCGGCATCGCGGCGATGGCCCGCACCTGGTCCATGGAGCTGGGCCGCGCGAACATCACCGTCAACGCGATCGTCCCGGTCGCCGCGACCGCGATGACCGAGACGATCCCGGCCTTCGCCCCGTACATCGAGGCCATGCGCAGCGGCGAGCCGCTGCCGGACTTCCTGCGCAAGGGCGAGGGCTTCGGCACCCCCGAGGACTGCGCCGCCCTGGTCCCGTTCCTGGCCTGCGAGGCCGCGCGCGGCGTGACCGGTCAGTGCATCGGCATCGGCGGCGACAAGGTGGCACTCTGGTCGCATCCGCAGGAGATCAGGGCGGCGTACGCCGACGGCGGCTGGACCCCCGGCGCCCTGGCGGACGCCTGGCACACCTCGGTCGGTGCCGAGCTCCAGTCGGTCGGCATCCCGGCGCCGAAGTTCCCGGAGGCGTGA
- a CDS encoding amidohydrolase family protein: MDLNDLVAIDVHTHAEVSSKGHSSLDDDLHDASSAYFKVEGKRKPTLEETAAYYRERKMAAVIFTVDAESATGTPPVPNEEVAEAAAANADVLIPFASIDPFRGKAGVKQARRLVEEYGVKGFKFHPSIQNFFPNDRSVAYDLYEVIEETGTIALFHTGQTGIGAGVPGGGGIRLKYSNPLHVDDVAADFPHLKIILAHPSFPWQDEALAVATHKPGVHIDLSGWSPKYFPPQLVQYANTLLRDKVLFGSDFPVLTPDRWLADFDKLTIKEEVRPKILKENAARLLGLTKP, encoded by the coding sequence ATGGACCTGAACGACCTCGTCGCGATCGACGTCCACACCCACGCGGAGGTCTCCTCCAAGGGCCACTCCTCCCTGGACGACGACCTGCACGACGCCTCCTCCGCCTACTTCAAGGTCGAGGGCAAGCGGAAGCCGACCCTGGAGGAGACCGCCGCGTACTACCGCGAGCGGAAGATGGCAGCCGTGATCTTCACGGTCGACGCCGAGTCCGCCACCGGCACGCCGCCCGTCCCCAACGAGGAGGTCGCCGAGGCCGCCGCCGCCAACGCCGACGTCCTCATCCCCTTCGCCTCCATCGACCCCTTCCGCGGGAAGGCCGGTGTGAAGCAGGCCCGCCGTCTGGTCGAGGAGTACGGGGTGAAGGGCTTCAAGTTCCACCCCAGCATCCAGAACTTCTTCCCCAACGACCGCTCGGTGGCGTACGACCTGTACGAGGTGATCGAGGAGACCGGCACGATCGCCCTGTTCCACACCGGCCAGACCGGCATCGGCGCCGGCGTGCCCGGCGGGGGCGGCATCCGCCTCAAGTACTCCAACCCGCTGCACGTGGACGACGTCGCCGCCGACTTCCCGCACCTGAAGATCATCCTGGCGCACCCGTCGTTCCCCTGGCAGGACGAGGCCCTGGCCGTCGCCACGCACAAGCCCGGGGTGCACATCGACCTGTCCGGCTGGTCGCCGAAGTACTTCCCGCCGCAGCTCGTGCAGTACGCGAACACGCTGCTGAGGGACAAGGTCCTCTTCGGCTCCGACTTCCCCGTCCTCACCCCCGACCGCTGGCTCGCCGACTTCGACAAGCTGACGATCAAGGAAGAGGTCCGGCCGAAGATCCTCAAGGAGAACGCCGCCCGCCTGCTCGGGCTGACGAAACCGTAG
- the menE gene encoding o-succinylbenzoate--CoA ligase has product MRNEGLGSWPARRARKTPHRTALIHGDTPRTYAGLYDRTTRLAHALRERGVRRGDRIAYLGPNHPSYLETLFAAGTLGAVFVPLNTRLASPEIAYQLADSGAKALVYGPTHAGLVAGLPGSTDVRTYVEVGAEYEEALASASHEPIDTPVTPDDTCIIMYTSGTTGRPKGAMLTHGNLTWNAINVLIDHDLLADERALVSAPLFHTAGLNMLTLPVLLKGGTCVLVEAFDPDATFDLIERHRITFMFGVPTMFDQVARHPRWPEADLSSLRILTCGGSPVPTPLIAAYQRRGLTFLQGYGMTEAAPGTLFLDAEHAVSKAGSAGVPHFFSDVRVVRPDLAPVDVGEVGEVVVRGPHVMPGYWGLPEETAASFADGWFRSGDAAQVDEDGYVYIVDRLKDMIISGGENIYPAEIEDQVLAHPDIVECAVIGVPDDKWGEVPRAVVVLREGAVLDPDEVLASLAGRLAKYKIPKSVVVADELPRTASGKLLKSRVRKRYGTDSQ; this is encoded by the coding sequence ATGCGCAACGAGGGACTGGGGTCATGGCCCGCACGCCGGGCCCGCAAGACCCCGCACCGCACCGCCCTGATCCACGGCGACACTCCCCGCACTTACGCGGGCCTGTACGACCGCACCACCCGTCTCGCCCACGCCCTGCGCGAGAGGGGCGTCCGCCGCGGCGACCGCATCGCCTACCTCGGCCCGAATCACCCCTCCTACCTGGAGACACTGTTCGCGGCCGGCACGCTCGGCGCGGTCTTCGTCCCCCTCAACACCCGGCTGGCCAGCCCGGAGATCGCCTACCAGCTCGCCGACTCCGGCGCCAAGGCCCTCGTCTACGGCCCCACGCACGCCGGTCTGGTCGCGGGACTGCCGGGCAGCACGGATGTCCGTACGTATGTCGAAGTGGGCGCCGAGTACGAGGAGGCGCTGGCCTCGGCCTCCCACGAGCCCATCGACACGCCGGTCACCCCGGACGACACCTGCATCATCATGTACACCTCCGGGACGACCGGCCGCCCCAAGGGCGCGATGCTCACCCACGGCAACCTCACCTGGAACGCGATCAACGTCCTCATCGACCACGACCTGCTCGCCGACGAACGCGCCCTGGTCTCCGCACCGCTGTTCCACACCGCAGGCCTGAACATGCTGACGCTCCCGGTCCTGCTGAAGGGCGGCACCTGCGTCCTGGTCGAGGCCTTCGACCCGGACGCCACCTTCGACCTGATCGAACGGCACCGGATCACCTTCATGTTCGGCGTGCCCACGATGTTCGACCAGGTGGCCCGGCACCCGCGCTGGCCGGAGGCCGACCTGTCGTCGCTGCGCATCCTGACCTGCGGTGGCTCCCCGGTCCCGACCCCGCTGATCGCGGCGTACCAGCGGCGCGGCCTGACCTTCCTCCAGGGGTACGGCATGACCGAGGCCGCCCCCGGCACGCTGTTCCTGGACGCCGAGCACGCCGTCAGCAAGGCGGGGTCGGCGGGCGTGCCGCACTTCTTCAGTGACGTACGCGTCGTACGGCCCGACCTCGCGCCGGTCGACGTCGGCGAGGTGGGCGAGGTCGTGGTGCGCGGGCCGCACGTCATGCCCGGCTACTGGGGGCTGCCCGAGGAGACGGCCGCGTCCTTCGCGGACGGCTGGTTCCGCAGCGGCGACGCCGCCCAGGTCGACGAGGACGGCTACGTCTACATCGTCGACCGCCTCAAGGACATGATCATCTCCGGGGGCGAGAACATCTACCCCGCCGAGATCGAGGACCAGGTCCTCGCCCACCCGGACATCGTCGAGTGCGCGGTGATCGGGGTGCCGGACGACAAGTGGGGCGAGGTGCCCCGCGCGGTCGTCGTACTCCGTGAAGGCGCCGTACTCGACCCCGACGAGGTGCTCGCGTCGCTCGCCGGCCGCCTCGCCAAGTACAAGATCCCGAAGTCGGTCGTGGTGGCGGACGAACTGCCCCGCACGGCCTCCGGGAAGCTCCTCAAATCCCGTGTGCGCAAGCGCTACGGCACCGACTCCCAGTGA
- a CDS encoding MaoC family dehydratase, with protein MSITVNGLDELKKLAGSDLGTSDWIEVTQERIDTFADATGDHQWIHVDPEKAKEGPFGAPIAHGYLTLSLFIPLFTELLDVQGVTTKVNYGLNKVRFPSPVKVGSRIRLVAKLAEVEEVPGGVQITVDGAIEIEGGAKPAAVLQSLSRFYA; from the coding sequence ATGAGCATCACCGTCAACGGCCTCGACGAACTGAAGAAGCTCGCGGGCAGCGACCTCGGCACCAGCGACTGGATCGAGGTCACGCAGGAGCGGATCGACACCTTCGCCGACGCGACCGGGGACCACCAGTGGATCCACGTGGACCCCGAGAAGGCCAAGGAGGGCCCCTTCGGCGCCCCCATCGCGCACGGCTACCTCACGCTCTCCCTCTTCATCCCGCTGTTCACCGAGCTGCTGGACGTCCAGGGCGTGACGACGAAGGTCAACTACGGCCTCAACAAGGTGCGTTTCCCCTCCCCGGTGAAGGTCGGCTCCCGCATCCGGCTGGTGGCGAAGCTCGCCGAGGTCGAGGAGGTGCCGGGCGGCGTGCAGATCACCGTCGACGGCGCCATCGAGATCGAGGGCGGCGCCAAGCCGGCCGCGGTGCTCCAGAGCCTGTCGCGGTTCTACGCCTGA
- a CDS encoding PaaX family transcriptional regulator C-terminal domain-containing protein, producing MTGEESLRPQSLMLTFLGDQVLGRDVCVYSGSVIDVFARAGIGEQATRSTLTRMVNRDLLRRQREGRRMYFGLTERSEAVLRDGERRIWQTGAVNRHWDGTWTLLGFSLPESWQRQRHDLRSQLTWSGFGPLFNGLWIAPGEVDVSALVAELGLSAHVKVFRAHADAGMDIGQMIEETWELSDLADRYEAFVRRWQPWEDELPDADDSLVLRLRLQTEWLRIVRRDPRLPVKHLPDHWPAEQAEKTFRAVHDRLSPLARDASERLLDLVPARPQA from the coding sequence GTGACCGGTGAAGAGTCGCTGCGGCCCCAGTCCCTCATGCTGACGTTCCTGGGCGACCAGGTGCTCGGGCGCGATGTGTGCGTGTACTCGGGCAGCGTCATCGACGTGTTCGCCCGCGCCGGGATCGGCGAGCAGGCGACCCGCTCCACGCTGACCCGGATGGTGAACCGTGACCTGCTGCGCCGCCAGCGCGAGGGCCGCCGGATGTACTTCGGGCTGACCGAGCGCTCGGAAGCCGTGCTGCGCGACGGCGAGCGGCGCATCTGGCAGACCGGTGCCGTCAACCGGCACTGGGACGGCACCTGGACGCTGCTCGGCTTCTCCCTGCCCGAGTCCTGGCAGCGCCAGCGCCACGACCTGCGCTCCCAGCTGACCTGGAGCGGCTTCGGCCCGCTGTTCAACGGACTGTGGATCGCGCCGGGCGAGGTCGACGTGTCGGCGCTGGTCGCCGAGCTCGGCCTGTCCGCCCATGTCAAGGTCTTCCGGGCGCACGCCGACGCCGGGATGGACATCGGCCAGATGATCGAGGAGACGTGGGAGCTGTCCGACCTGGCCGACCGCTACGAGGCGTTCGTACGGCGCTGGCAGCCGTGGGAGGACGAACTGCCGGACGCCGACGATTCGCTCGTGCTGCGGCTGCGGCTCCAGACCGAGTGGCTGCGGATCGTCCGGCGCGATCCGCGCCTGCCCGTCAAGCACCTGCCGGACCACTGGCCGGCGGAACAGGCCGAGAAGACGTTCCGGGCGGTGCACGACCGGCTCTCACCGCTCGCGCGCGACGCCTCGGAACGCCTGCTCGACCTGGTGCCCGCGCGGCCTCAGGCGTAG
- a CDS encoding LamG-like jellyroll fold domain-containing protein, with product MCISHDHDLDEGPQAGAGRRGFLRAAALLGAAATAVAALPAVTAEAAPARWRPDPRSRRFTLAVMPDTQYLFDGPSIDKAPVEASLRYLLEHGREENIVFLSHLGDLTQNGAKEEFAAIGEAFSLLDRRGVGYSVLAGNHDVKSPTTDQRGATPYLEAFGPQRFKGKPTFGGASPDGYNTFHLFTAGGREWMVLALDWRLSPQGYAWAKEVMARHPKTPVILTTHELVVEDDALSAYGQQLWDQLIEDHDQIFLTLNGHYWPAARATRKNAAGHDVHLHLTNYQNRYFGGAAMIRLYRFDLDRNVIDVETVSPWILGRAAKGLNELERQEMELSGDADRFSVEIDFEERFSGFAPVPARPVRPVPQMLVPGTVAYWRFERPVAGTVRDLSGRGNDLSLATVGGGELGWSADHHPDQPGHGSLEFQGFKSPLKGAYLRTVDGAPLNAMTFEAGYTIEAFYRLPADWDPDHHAWSGLVGRTGTGGAAGKTADDPDEPLATLSLSNDREPQWAMRPLNQQGIATNWGQETPLETWWHLAVVNDGESTTMYVEGCPVVRNPRAAAIGITSVGLPWLLGGYEYGGKIDQIFHGRLGDVRIVERALPVTSFMNH from the coding sequence GTGTGCATTTCGCATGACCACGACCTGGACGAGGGCCCCCAGGCCGGTGCCGGACGACGCGGTTTCCTGCGCGCCGCCGCGCTGCTCGGCGCGGCCGCCACGGCGGTGGCCGCGCTGCCGGCCGTCACCGCAGAGGCGGCACCGGCGCGTTGGCGCCCCGACCCGCGCAGCCGCCGCTTCACCCTCGCCGTGATGCCGGACACGCAGTACCTGTTCGACGGGCCGAGCATCGACAAGGCGCCGGTCGAGGCGTCACTGCGGTATCTGCTGGAGCACGGCAGGGAGGAGAACATCGTCTTCCTGTCCCACCTCGGGGACCTCACGCAGAACGGCGCCAAGGAGGAGTTCGCGGCCATCGGCGAGGCGTTCTCGCTGCTGGACCGGCGGGGCGTCGGCTACAGCGTCCTGGCCGGCAACCACGACGTGAAGTCGCCGACGACCGACCAGCGCGGCGCCACACCGTACCTGGAGGCCTTCGGGCCGCAGCGGTTCAAGGGGAAGCCGACGTTCGGCGGTGCCTCACCGGACGGCTACAACACCTTCCACCTGTTCACCGCGGGCGGCCGGGAGTGGATGGTGCTGGCACTGGACTGGCGGCTGTCGCCGCAGGGTTACGCGTGGGCGAAAGAGGTCATGGCGCGGCATCCGAAGACGCCGGTGATCCTCACGACGCACGAACTGGTCGTCGAGGACGACGCGTTGTCGGCCTACGGGCAGCAGCTCTGGGACCAGCTGATCGAGGACCACGACCAGATCTTCCTCACCCTCAACGGGCACTACTGGCCCGCGGCCCGCGCGACGCGGAAGAACGCGGCCGGGCACGATGTCCACCTGCATCTGACGAACTACCAGAACCGCTACTTCGGCGGCGCGGCGATGATCCGCCTCTACCGGTTCGACCTGGACCGGAACGTCATCGACGTGGAGACGGTCTCCCCGTGGATCCTCGGCCGGGCCGCGAAGGGCCTGAACGAGCTGGAGCGGCAGGAGATGGAGCTGAGCGGCGACGCCGACCGTTTCTCCGTCGAGATCGACTTCGAGGAGCGCTTCTCGGGCTTCGCGCCCGTGCCCGCGCGACCGGTACGGCCTGTGCCGCAGATGCTGGTCCCGGGCACGGTGGCGTACTGGCGCTTCGAGAGGCCCGTGGCCGGAACGGTCCGGGACCTGTCCGGGCGCGGCAACGACCTCTCCCTCGCCACGGTGGGCGGCGGCGAGCTGGGCTGGTCGGCGGACCACCACCCCGACCAGCCCGGCCACGGCAGCCTGGAGTTCCAGGGCTTCAAGTCCCCGCTGAAGGGCGCGTATCTGCGCACGGTCGACGGCGCCCCGCTCAACGCGATGACGTTCGAGGCCGGTTACACCATCGAGGCCTTCTACCGCCTGCCCGCCGACTGGGACCCGGACCACCACGCCTGGTCGGGCCTGGTCGGCCGCACGGGCACGGGCGGCGCCGCCGGCAAGACCGCCGACGACCCCGACGAGCCGCTCGCCACGCTGTCCCTGTCCAACGACCGGGAGCCACAGTGGGCGATGCGCCCGCTCAACCAGCAGGGCATCGCCACCAACTGGGGTCAGGAGACGCCGCTGGAGACCTGGTGGCATCTGGCGGTCGTCAACGACGGTGAGAGCACGACGATGTACGTCGAGGGCTGCCCCGTCGTCCGCAATCCCAGGGCCGCCGCGATCGGCATCACCTCCGTCGGCCTGCCGTGGCTGCTCGGCGGCTACGAGTACGGCGGAAAGATCGACCAGATCTTCCACGGCCGGCTCGGCGACGTCCGGATCGTCGAACGGGCGCTGCCGGTCACCTCCTTTATGAACCACTGA
- a CDS encoding alkaline phosphatase family protein has translation MDGLRHDRLIRSPATAPVLHGLMATGAHGTSVLPYGRAEGGPSTGTAYTDSGPGWSSVLTGVWPDRHGVTGNDFTGADYTRYPDFLSRAGTARPGLRTAAVVSWPELVRRGVLGPTIGRRVAHDGESDGYATADGLVADTAARWLTEDDPDVVFVYFGATDEAGHATGPLSTAYDRALLTQDAHLGRLLEAIDARRAHEHWTVLVTTDHGHLDTGGHGGDTRAEQEVFVVLAEPGPPAGTRLDTPRLIDIAPTVLDRLGIPVDPAWGLPGRVLPRPTAPTPEWS, from the coding sequence ATGGACGGGCTCCGCCACGACCGGCTGATCCGGTCCCCCGCCACCGCACCCGTACTGCACGGCCTGATGGCCACCGGCGCCCACGGCACCAGCGTGCTGCCCTACGGCCGGGCCGAGGGCGGACCGTCGACCGGCACGGCCTACACCGACTCCGGGCCCGGCTGGTCGAGCGTGCTGACCGGGGTGTGGCCCGACCGTCACGGGGTGACCGGCAACGACTTCACCGGCGCCGACTACACCCGCTACCCCGACTTCCTGAGCCGCGCCGGCACCGCCCGGCCCGGTCTGCGCACGGCGGCCGTGGTGTCCTGGCCGGAGCTGGTCCGCCGCGGCGTCCTCGGTCCCACCATCGGCCGGCGTGTGGCCCACGACGGCGAATCCGACGGCTACGCGACCGCGGACGGCCTCGTCGCCGACACCGCCGCACGCTGGCTCACCGAGGACGACCCGGACGTCGTGTTCGTGTACTTCGGCGCCACCGACGAGGCCGGTCACGCCACCGGCCCCCTCTCCACCGCCTACGACCGGGCCCTTCTCACCCAGGACGCCCACCTCGGGCGGCTGCTGGAGGCGATCGACGCGCGGCGCGCCCACGAGCACTGGACCGTACTCGTCACCACGGACCATGGTCACCTCGACACCGGCGGCCACGGCGGCGACACGCGTGCCGAGCAGGAGGTCTTCGTCGTCCTCGCCGAGCCCGGCCCGCCCGCGGGCACCCGGCTCGACACGCCCCGCCTCATCGACATCGCCCCCACCGTCCTGGACCGTCTCGGCATCCCCGTCGACCCCGCCTGGGGCCTGCCGGGCCGTGTGCTGCCCCGGCCCACCGCACCTACTCCGGAATGGTCATGA
- a CDS encoding carbohydrate ABC transporter permease: MTAAVTRRSRRPKGLTAHIVLVLAVVISVFPFVWTIVMATNTTQDIYKSPPKLTFGSQLLENIRHVLDTIDFFGSMLNTLVVATVTTVLVLFVDSLAAFAFAKFDFPGRKVLFAMLVGFMMLPLQLAILPQFILMSDLGWVGTLKALVPPALANAFGIFWLRQYIENGVPDELLDAARIDGAGFFRQYWNIVLPMIKPALSFLAIYAFVGAWNDYIWPLVVLTDPGHLTLQVALAQLHVGHTTDYSMVMAGVLMASVPLVVVFTLFARGFIAGATEGAVQGS, translated from the coding sequence ATGACCGCAGCGGTCACGAGGCGGTCCCGGCGCCCCAAGGGCCTGACCGCGCACATCGTTCTCGTCCTGGCCGTCGTGATCTCGGTCTTCCCGTTCGTGTGGACGATCGTCATGGCGACGAACACCACCCAGGACATCTACAAGAGCCCGCCGAAGCTGACCTTCGGCTCCCAGCTGCTGGAGAACATCCGGCACGTGCTCGACACCATCGACTTCTTCGGGTCGATGCTGAACACGCTCGTCGTCGCGACCGTCACCACCGTCCTGGTCCTGTTCGTCGACTCCCTGGCGGCCTTCGCCTTCGCCAAGTTCGACTTCCCCGGACGCAAGGTGCTGTTCGCCATGCTGGTGGGGTTCATGATGCTGCCGCTCCAGCTGGCCATCCTCCCGCAGTTCATCCTCATGTCCGACCTCGGCTGGGTCGGCACGCTCAAGGCGCTGGTCCCGCCCGCCCTCGCCAACGCCTTCGGCATCTTCTGGCTGCGCCAGTACATCGAGAACGGCGTGCCGGACGAACTCCTCGACGCCGCGCGCATCGACGGCGCGGGCTTCTTCCGCCAGTACTGGAACATCGTGCTGCCGATGATCAAACCCGCGCTGTCGTTCCTCGCCATCTACGCCTTCGTCGGTGCCTGGAACGACTACATCTGGCCGCTCGTCGTGCTCACCGATCCGGGCCACCTCACCCTTCAGGTGGCGCTCGCCCAGCTCCATGTCGGCCACACCACCGACTACAGCATGGTCATGGCCGGCGTGCTCATGGCGTCCGTCCCGCTGGTGGTGGTCTTCACCCTCTTCGCCCGCGGGTTCATCGCGGGCGCCACCGAGGGAGCGGTGCAGGGCAGCTGA